In Terriglobus sp. TAA 43, a single window of DNA contains:
- a CDS encoding tetratricopeptide repeat protein has protein sequence MVRSIWLPLLFTPFLLWAQQVVPPATETPVVPAVLTDKPVDTASTLPPTEGLADTLAVRGRYLAAIHVYEQLPPTAPVLNKMGIACEHMFMWDRARTSFEGAIKLNPKYAEAYNNLGTLSHSQGDLPRAEKMYRKSLKLKPDDPNTHQNLGTLYYAKRNFRKGDAEYRKALAIDPGILERSANRGIPSNSKVKSASEIHYHLAATYAQAGSQKMALDYLRKAILEGFRDRNRLMHDKEFADMRTNDAFLAMVEDMQKN, from the coding sequence ATGGTTCGCTCCATTTGGCTTCCTCTGCTTTTCACGCCGTTCCTGCTGTGGGCGCAGCAGGTTGTTCCTCCTGCAACAGAAACGCCCGTCGTTCCGGCAGTCCTGACCGATAAACCCGTCGACACCGCATCCACCCTGCCACCCACGGAAGGTCTGGCAGACACGCTGGCGGTGCGCGGACGTTATCTCGCCGCAATTCATGTTTATGAGCAGCTTCCCCCCACCGCACCCGTCCTGAACAAAATGGGCATCGCCTGCGAACACATGTTCATGTGGGATCGCGCACGTACCAGCTTCGAAGGCGCCATCAAGCTCAATCCAAAGTACGCCGAGGCTTACAACAACCTCGGGACGCTTTCGCACAGCCAGGGCGACCTGCCACGCGCGGAGAAAATGTATCGCAAGTCGCTGAAGCTGAAGCCTGACGATCCCAACACGCACCAGAATCTGGGCACGCTGTATTACGCGAAGCGAAACTTCCGCAAAGGCGACGCGGAGTATCGCAAGGCACTCGCGATTGATCCGGGAATCCTTGAACGCAGTGCGAATCGCGGCATTCCCTCAAATTCAAAAGTGAAGAGCGCCAGCGAAATCCACTATCACCTGGCCGCAACTTACGCGCAGGCAGGCAGCCAGAAGATGGCACTCGACTACCTTCGCAAAGCCATTCTGGAAGGCTTCCGCGATCGCAACCGTCTCATGCACGACAAGGAATTCGCAGACATGAGAACCAACGACGCCTTCCTGGCTATGGTCGAAGACATGCAGAAGAACTAG
- a CDS encoding carboxylesterase/lipase family protein, giving the protein MSTVWTRRQMLQYTAITAAGVVFRPLLAQTSNNRPQVKTKLGTLAGEETDGIRRFLGIPFARPPIGALRFRAPQPAKPWSGVRDATKFAASAMQPSHPNQNEDCLYLNVYAPSKVDKPLPVFVWIHGGGFTGGSPVDVDGAVFAKDDVIMVTVPYRLGVFGFLDWSPLLGADYADSANNGLRDLVMSLRWVHENIAAFGGDPTRVTIGGQSAGAKLTAFLLAVEEARPYFSAAISESGGGERILDTAGAHHVTEAFASQLTERSPAAILALPSQQLIALQERMIQAAPGNFPLRVQGGGQLLPHRAIPAIAAGTSRGKRLLIGTCRDESAFYLGEHAAEPSTQKRLGNSTEAQFQAILAKYAAIYPQMSVADRNIRALTAEEYWVPSIRVADAHKKGGGSATYFYRLDETAATGPHKGTSYHAYDIGYVFEHLATGEPPAAQTLSKEMHTAWVNFIKGNAPAATGLPTWPQWDAKQRATMLFNATSQVQQQPAEAELRLWNGFSFS; this is encoded by the coding sequence ATGAGCACAGTGTGGACACGGCGACAGATGTTGCAATACACAGCGATAACCGCGGCTGGAGTGGTCTTCCGCCCGCTTCTCGCGCAGACATCGAACAACCGCCCACAGGTGAAGACAAAGCTCGGAACACTGGCTGGAGAAGAAACCGACGGCATCCGGCGTTTTCTCGGCATTCCCTTCGCACGACCGCCCATCGGCGCACTACGCTTTCGCGCACCCCAACCCGCGAAGCCATGGAGCGGCGTGCGCGACGCCACAAAGTTTGCCGCCAGCGCCATGCAGCCCAGCCACCCCAACCAAAACGAAGACTGCCTCTACCTGAACGTCTATGCGCCCTCAAAGGTAGACAAGCCACTCCCTGTCTTCGTGTGGATTCACGGTGGCGGATTCACCGGTGGCAGCCCCGTCGATGTCGACGGCGCCGTCTTCGCCAAGGACGACGTCATCATGGTCACCGTTCCGTATCGTCTGGGCGTCTTCGGCTTTCTCGACTGGTCGCCCTTGCTCGGTGCGGACTATGCGGATAGCGCAAACAATGGCCTGCGCGATCTCGTGATGTCGCTGCGTTGGGTGCATGAAAACATCGCTGCCTTCGGCGGCGATCCCACACGCGTCACTATCGGCGGACAATCCGCAGGTGCAAAGCTGACAGCATTCCTGTTGGCTGTAGAAGAAGCGCGCCCCTACTTCTCCGCGGCAATCTCTGAGAGCGGTGGCGGCGAACGCATCCTCGATACCGCAGGCGCCCATCACGTCACAGAAGCCTTCGCATCGCAGCTGACCGAGCGTAGCCCCGCTGCGATTCTTGCGTTGCCCTCGCAACAACTCATCGCACTGCAGGAACGCATGATCCAGGCCGCGCCAGGCAACTTTCCTCTGCGCGTACAAGGCGGCGGCCAACTGCTACCGCATCGCGCCATACCCGCCATCGCGGCAGGTACCTCACGCGGCAAACGACTGCTCATCGGCACGTGCCGTGATGAAAGCGCCTTCTATCTCGGCGAGCACGCCGCAGAGCCCAGCACGCAAAAGCGTCTCGGTAACTCCACGGAAGCGCAGTTCCAGGCTATCCTCGCGAAGTACGCCGCAATCTATCCGCAAATGTCTGTTGCAGACCGTAACATCCGCGCTCTCACCGCCGAAGAGTACTGGGTGCCAAGCATCCGTGTAGCAGACGCACACAAGAAAGGCGGTGGCAGCGCAACCTACTTCTATCGTCTTGACGAGACCGCAGCCACCGGCCCGCACAAAGGCACCAGCTACCACGCGTACGACATCGGTTACGTCTTTGAGCATCTCGCCACCGGCGAACCACCTGCAGCGCAGACACTCTCCAAAGAAATGCACACGGCATGGGTGAACTTCATCAAGGGCAACGCCCCCGCGGCAACTGGCCTGCCCACATGGCCACAGTGGGATGCAAAGCAGCGCGCCACCATGCTCTTCAACGCAACAAGCCAGGTACAGCAACAACCCGCAGAGGCAGAACTGCGCCTGTGGAATGGCTTCTCCTTTTCTTAA
- a CDS encoding cytochrome c, with amino-acid sequence MKRLLLMSVVCVALMGCKTVPPPKPLNQLTPQEHAGYVAYQQNCAQCHYDRETGSLHGPSLLGVYKNPYLQSGAPANDERITWTIQHGRGMMPPLGGQVSPDDIASILAYLKTL; translated from the coding sequence GTGAAGCGACTGCTGCTGATGTCGGTAGTTTGCGTGGCGTTGATGGGTTGCAAGACTGTGCCGCCGCCGAAGCCGCTGAACCAACTGACACCGCAGGAACATGCGGGCTACGTTGCCTATCAGCAGAATTGCGCGCAGTGTCATTACGATCGCGAAACGGGATCGCTGCATGGTCCTTCGTTGTTGGGCGTCTACAAGAACCCATATCTGCAAAGCGGTGCGCCTGCAAACGATGAACGTATTACATGGACCATTCAGCATGGGCGGGGCATGATGCCGCCGCTGGGTGGGCAGGTTTCGCCGGATGACATTGCATCGATCCTGGCTTACCTGAAGACGCTGTAA
- a CDS encoding alpha/beta hydrolase family protein gives MLGKWYADWMIRWETALTTRDTNRVVRPLEWGFDWLADFSELAAESHRLDMAGQLTTADALDRMMRVNEEIVARNAEFYGYAVPTDFRLEHRHPELFPTNVRPETLAQDQQLKDDAASGKLNKAEFLRFTSPVHSKYPENDAVNARWYPEPAHKDPKRKKQAIVVMPQWNADAFSHNALCAIFNKFGIAGLRLSKPYHDIRRPAELERSDYAVSSNIGRTIAACRQAVVDIRACVDWLQAQGYEQFGVLGTSLGSCYSFMAAAFDPRIQVCAFNHASTWFGDVVWTGQSTRHIRAAFEREGLTQEQVRALFTSISPMSVMDRFAAEKTRQTLVIYAPWDLTFLREFSLDVLSNFRKRGVNFVSRVLPCGHYTTGETPYKYIDGWYMGSFIHKAYKQMRERAV, from the coding sequence ATGCTTGGAAAGTGGTATGCGGATTGGATGATCCGCTGGGAGACGGCACTGACAACACGCGATACCAATCGCGTGGTTCGGCCGCTGGAGTGGGGTTTTGACTGGCTTGCGGATTTTAGCGAGCTGGCCGCGGAGTCGCATCGGTTGGACATGGCCGGACAGTTGACCACGGCGGATGCGCTGGACCGCATGATGCGCGTGAATGAAGAGATCGTCGCGCGCAATGCGGAGTTCTACGGCTACGCCGTGCCGACGGACTTTCGGTTGGAACATCGACACCCGGAGTTATTCCCGACGAATGTCAGGCCGGAGACGCTGGCGCAGGACCAGCAGCTTAAGGACGATGCTGCGAGCGGGAAGTTGAACAAGGCGGAGTTTCTGCGGTTCACATCGCCTGTGCACTCGAAGTATCCCGAGAATGATGCGGTGAATGCGCGGTGGTATCCGGAGCCTGCACACAAAGATCCGAAGCGTAAGAAACAGGCCATCGTGGTGATGCCGCAGTGGAATGCAGATGCGTTCAGCCATAACGCGTTGTGTGCCATCTTCAACAAGTTCGGCATCGCAGGACTGCGGTTGTCGAAACCGTATCACGATATCCGTCGGCCTGCTGAGTTGGAACGCAGCGACTATGCGGTGAGCAGCAACATTGGTCGTACGATTGCCGCTTGCCGTCAGGCTGTGGTGGATATTCGCGCTTGCGTGGACTGGTTGCAGGCGCAGGGCTATGAGCAGTTCGGTGTGTTAGGTACGTCGCTTGGCTCCTGCTACAGCTTCATGGCTGCGGCTTTTGACCCGCGTATTCAGGTGTGTGCGTTCAATCATGCGTCGACGTGGTTTGGTGATGTGGTTTGGACAGGGCAGAGCACAAGGCATATTCGTGCAGCGTTTGAACGCGAAGGGCTGACTCAGGAACAGGTGCGCGCCCTCTTTACGTCGATCAGTCCGATGAGTGTGATGGATCGCTTTGCTGCGGAGAAGACGCGGCAGACGCTGGTGATTTATGCGCCGTGGGACCTGACATTCCTGCGCGAGTTTTCGCTGGATGTACTCAGCAACTTCCGCAAGCGTGGTGTGAACTTTGTGAGCCGTGTGTTGCCGTGTGGGCATTACACGACGGGCGAGACGCCGTACAAGTACATTGACGGCTGGTACATGGGATCGTTCATTCACAAGGCCTATAAGCAGATGCGGGAGCGTGCGGTGTGA
- a CDS encoding DinB family protein — translation MTTELTTVVTPEEFLTHWQGHRRLTRKMFEAFPEDKLFTYSLGGMRTFGEMGNEFLGMALPTVRGMTTLKWEHFEHAKPTTKQGLLTEWDAQTAQLDKEFPLIPLGRFSETMKAFGQWEMKGFQLLFYVLENEVHHRGQGYVYLRSLGIEPPAFYDREM, via the coding sequence ATGACAACCGAATTGACCACCGTAGTGACACCCGAGGAGTTTCTGACGCATTGGCAGGGGCATCGCCGGCTTACACGCAAAATGTTTGAGGCATTTCCCGAGGACAAGCTGTTCACGTACAGCCTTGGCGGCATGCGTACGTTTGGAGAGATGGGCAACGAGTTTCTTGGCATGGCTTTGCCCACGGTGCGTGGGATGACGACGCTGAAGTGGGAGCATTTTGAGCATGCCAAGCCGACCACCAAGCAGGGGTTGCTGACTGAGTGGGACGCCCAGACAGCGCAACTTGATAAGGAGTTTCCTTTAATCCCACTGGGACGCTTCAGCGAAACGATGAAGGCCTTTGGGCAGTGGGAGATGAAGGGCTTTCAGTTGTTGTTCTATGTGCTGGAGAACGAGGTGCATCATCGCGGACAGGGGTATGTGTACCTGCGTTCGCTGGGGATTGAGCCACCGGCGTTCTACGACCGCGAGATGTAA
- a CDS encoding YafY family protein, translating into MQDPVMRVRTVLEILQARDSVSGAELARRLEVDLRTVQRYIVRLKDLSIPIDSTPGVGGAYRLRPGFRLPPLLLTNEEAFALSLGLRALRQIGLEAFAPATEGALAKLERVLPHALRESVRVVEDTVALEPSMWTVPTSVSCLIAAATAIRASKRIHFRYESHAKEESNREIEPYAVLHVDDRWYLIGHCLTRKAMRTFRLDRVTDLRSVNQTFVRPQDFDARAYMAQNMPFVQSRYQVDVWVEMSAEEARQHFALWRVNLEPEDNGVRMRCGRDTLDMFAAILLTLNRRIVVHSPNELRETFRQLAQRGEAAAQDNA; encoded by the coding sequence ATGCAAGATCCCGTCATGCGCGTGCGCACGGTGCTTGAAATTCTTCAGGCACGCGACAGTGTCTCGGGCGCGGAACTCGCGCGGCGCCTTGAGGTCGACCTGCGCACGGTGCAGCGATACATCGTGCGTCTCAAAGACCTCAGCATTCCCATCGACTCCACACCGGGAGTCGGCGGAGCCTACCGCCTGCGTCCGGGCTTCCGCTTGCCTCCGCTGCTGCTTACCAACGAAGAGGCGTTTGCGCTGTCGCTCGGCCTGCGCGCACTCCGTCAGATCGGTCTCGAAGCCTTCGCACCTGCGACGGAAGGCGCACTCGCCAAGCTGGAACGCGTGCTTCCCCACGCCCTGCGCGAGAGCGTACGCGTTGTCGAAGACACCGTCGCACTTGAGCCAAGCATGTGGACGGTTCCAACCTCCGTCTCCTGCCTCATCGCAGCCGCGACCGCCATCCGTGCAAGCAAGCGCATCCACTTCCGCTATGAGTCGCATGCCAAGGAAGAGTCCAACCGCGAAATAGAACCCTACGCAGTTCTCCATGTCGACGATCGCTGGTACCTCATCGGCCATTGCCTCACACGCAAGGCGATGCGAACCTTTCGCCTGGACCGCGTCACCGACTTACGTTCCGTCAACCAGACTTTCGTGCGTCCGCAAGACTTCGACGCACGAGCCTACATGGCCCAAAACATGCCGTTCGTGCAGTCGCGTTATCAGGTCGACGTTTGGGTCGAGATGTCCGCCGAAGAAGCGCGACAACACTTCGCACTATGGCGCGTGAACCTCGAACCGGAAGACAACGGTGTACGCATGCGATGCGGTCGCGACACCCTGGACATGTTCGCAGCCATATTGCTCACACTGAATCGCCGCATCGTAGTCCACAGCCCAAACGAACTACGCGAGACTTTCCGACAACTCGCCCAGCGCGGCGAAGCCGCCGCACAAGACAACGCGTAA
- a CDS encoding DUF4440 domain-containing protein produces the protein MHETGLDRESDEAEIRRARENSNRAIARRNLVGVGASLGEDYVGVIGDGTFVASRAEYLRLFKIGFDRPKEGMTYVRTPEAIHVADDQALAAEHGSWVATLPSGSVAYTGSYAAMWRRTSAGWKIRSEIFVTLQG, from the coding sequence ATGCATGAGACAGGTTTGGACAGAGAGTCGGATGAAGCGGAGATTCGACGCGCCCGAGAGAACTCCAATCGTGCGATTGCGAGGCGGAATCTGGTTGGCGTTGGAGCCTCGCTTGGTGAGGACTACGTGGGCGTCATTGGTGATGGAACGTTCGTCGCATCGCGTGCCGAATATCTGCGGTTGTTCAAAATAGGCTTCGACCGTCCGAAAGAGGGCATGACGTATGTGCGCACGCCTGAGGCTATCCATGTCGCAGACGATCAGGCTTTGGCTGCCGAGCATGGCAGTTGGGTCGCAACGCTGCCGTCTGGTTCCGTCGCGTATACCGGCAGCTATGCTGCGATGTGGCGGCGAACATCCGCTGGCTGGAAGATTCGATCAGAGATTTTTGTCACTCTTCAGGGATAA
- a CDS encoding right-handed parallel beta-helix repeat-containing protein: MVLVLLALCSAVQVCGEEFYVSPKGADTNPGTKARPFASLERARDAARAAKHDAPITIWLRDGYYRRTSAFTLTSIDSGTSSAPVVYRAVAGEKVRIVGGAPVRKFKKWRGEILRADLRAQGITSYGQILSRGMGRPNIAALELFFNNRPMTLARWPNVGWAYTDAATKDKAQNQFAYEGERAARWVNAPDAWVHGYWYYDWADHYERITHIDTTHHLIDTAAPNPNYNYRSGQRWQVVNVLEELDEPGEWYLDRQAGVLYFWPPSPIASGVTEVSLLDTPLVSIEGASYVEFRDLDFALTRADGIVIRDGSHDRVTHCSIANVGNAGVVIHGGVADAVEDSEIRDIGDGGIVLDGGDRKTLTAAGHVAARNHIHDYARWSRTYTPGINVSGVGNRVVGNTIDHAPHFAIWVHGNDHVIEGNDIHTVAMETADASAYYIGADTTERGNTVRGNYFHNLGLGDINAVYLDDESSGSYVVGNVIRGAARGAKIGGGSDNIFEENKFVDDDMGIHFDARGMGWQKAYFDGTNPALLNRLKAMPYKEEPWRSRYPQLVGFLEQPPGLPMRNVIHNNECWCRVWVAYYDKLTEEKNMDSAGNQVHPENAVWNPDWVKGMGLDIDTPVIARRLTEVSPTQAKLVIENQGRSARSGVFDLWMEPGVSGRIVTPKEISFSLKPGEKMERVITVEHTGPIRLGTYLKGENFAPSGIKMK, encoded by the coding sequence TTGGTTCTTGTTCTTCTGGCGCTTTGTTCTGCGGTACAGGTTTGCGGTGAAGAGTTTTATGTTTCACCGAAAGGTGCAGACACGAACCCCGGCACGAAGGCACGGCCCTTTGCTTCATTGGAACGCGCACGCGATGCAGCGCGTGCCGCGAAGCATGATGCTCCCATCACGATCTGGCTGCGCGACGGGTACTACCGCAGGACATCGGCATTTACGCTGACCTCCATCGATAGTGGGACTTCGAGTGCACCTGTGGTCTATCGTGCAGTGGCGGGAGAGAAGGTGCGGATTGTTGGTGGCGCGCCGGTACGGAAATTCAAGAAGTGGCGGGGAGAGATTCTGCGTGCTGATTTACGCGCGCAGGGGATCACCAGCTATGGCCAGATTCTTTCGCGCGGCATGGGAAGGCCGAACATTGCGGCGCTGGAGTTGTTCTTTAACAACAGGCCGATGACGCTGGCACGTTGGCCGAACGTTGGTTGGGCTTACACAGATGCAGCCACCAAAGACAAAGCGCAGAACCAGTTTGCGTATGAGGGTGAACGCGCTGCGCGATGGGTGAACGCCCCTGATGCGTGGGTTCACGGTTACTGGTACTACGATTGGGCCGATCATTACGAGCGCATCACGCATATCGACACGACGCATCATCTCATCGATACCGCAGCGCCGAATCCTAACTACAACTACAGGAGCGGACAGCGCTGGCAGGTTGTGAATGTTCTGGAGGAGTTGGACGAACCGGGCGAATGGTACCTGGATCGACAGGCTGGTGTGTTGTACTTCTGGCCGCCGTCTCCCATCGCTTCTGGAGTCACTGAGGTTTCGCTGCTGGATACGCCGCTTGTGAGTATCGAAGGCGCATCGTATGTAGAGTTTCGTGATCTTGATTTTGCTCTGACGCGGGCTGATGGGATTGTGATTCGTGACGGTAGTCATGACCGCGTTACGCATTGCAGTATTGCCAACGTTGGCAACGCAGGCGTGGTTATCCACGGTGGAGTTGCGGATGCGGTAGAAGATTCGGAGATTCGCGATATAGGCGATGGAGGCATCGTTCTGGACGGTGGAGACCGCAAGACTCTCACCGCTGCCGGGCACGTTGCGGCACGCAATCATATTCATGACTATGCGCGCTGGTCGCGCACGTATACGCCGGGAATCAATGTGTCGGGTGTTGGGAATCGCGTTGTGGGCAACACGATTGATCATGCTCCGCACTTCGCCATATGGGTGCATGGCAATGACCACGTGATTGAAGGCAACGACATTCATACCGTGGCGATGGAGACCGCCGATGCGAGCGCGTACTACATTGGCGCGGACACGACGGAACGTGGCAACACGGTGCGCGGCAATTACTTTCACAACCTCGGGCTGGGAGACATCAACGCCGTTTATTTGGATGACGAATCCAGTGGGTCCTATGTGGTTGGCAATGTAATTCGTGGAGCTGCTCGCGGCGCAAAGATTGGTGGCGGCAGCGACAACATTTTTGAGGAGAACAAGTTTGTGGATGACGACATGGGCATCCACTTTGACGCGCGCGGTATGGGGTGGCAGAAGGCTTACTTTGACGGCACCAATCCGGCACTGCTGAACCGACTGAAGGCGATGCCTTACAAGGAAGAGCCGTGGCGCAGCCGCTATCCGCAACTGGTGGGTTTTCTGGAACAGCCGCCGGGGCTGCCGATGCGCAATGTCATCCACAACAACGAGTGTTGGTGTAGGGTGTGGGTCGCGTACTACGACAAGCTGACCGAGGAGAAGAACATGGACTCGGCGGGGAACCAGGTTCATCCGGAAAATGCGGTGTGGAATCCGGATTGGGTGAAGGGCATGGGTCTCGATATCGATACGCCGGTAATTGCGCGTCGCCTCACGGAGGTGAGCCCGACGCAGGCGAAGTTGGTTATCGAAAACCAGGGACGAAGCGCGCGAAGTGGAGTGTTTGACTTGTGGATGGAGCCGGGCGTGAGTGGCAGGATTGTGACGCCGAAGGAGATTTCGTTTTCGCTCAAGCCGGGGGAAAAGATGGAGCGGGTGATCACGGTAGAGCACACCGGCCCGATTCGTCTGGGTACGTATCTGAAGGGTGAGAACTTTGCTCCGTCGGGCATCAAGATGAAGTAA
- a CDS encoding DUF4112 domain-containing protein encodes MPPRPTSEPEILRPRFGGGGDFFSDRNLDVLSHLLDDYLRIPGTQIRFGLDGIIGLIPGIGDVLGAMASWIIILAAWLRGVPRVTLARMFANVAIETIVGTVPILGDAFDIAWKANRKNFMLLERSVGTIPVYKEGAPSIPVRGATPQQRRRHQLSDWLFLGALFMGMMLLLAIPIVLLAYIAGRFFAMGAHH; translated from the coding sequence ATGCCGCCACGTCCCACCTCCGAGCCCGAAATCCTGCGCCCACGCTTCGGCGGTGGCGGCGACTTCTTCAGCGACCGCAACCTCGACGTACTCTCGCACCTGCTGGATGACTACCTGCGCATCCCCGGCACGCAGATTCGTTTCGGTCTTGACGGCATCATCGGCCTGATCCCCGGCATCGGCGACGTGTTGGGCGCCATGGCCTCGTGGATCATCATTCTGGCCGCATGGCTGCGCGGAGTGCCCCGCGTCACGCTGGCACGCATGTTCGCTAACGTGGCCATTGAAACCATCGTGGGCACGGTACCCATCCTGGGCGACGCCTTCGACATTGCATGGAAGGCAAACCGTAAGAACTTCATGTTGTTAGAGCGGTCGGTCGGCACCATCCCCGTCTACAAAGAGGGTGCCCCATCCATCCCAGTGAGGGGAGCCACCCCACAGCAACGCCGCCGCCATCAACTCTCTGACTGGCTTTTCCTCGGTGCCCTTTTCATGGGCATGATGCTCCTGTTGGCCATTCCCATCGTGTTGCTGGCCTACATTGCAGGACGTTTCTTCGCAATGGGCGCGCACCATTGA
- a CDS encoding acyltransferase family protein, translating into MPVNAATADPDFARTPDSDIVRTATVEAPRTERLLSVDLLRGLTIAVMILVNNQPGNKGFFELRHAQWNGFTLTDLVFPTFLFLVGLSVVLSMAARLAKGASRRTLFLHTLRRSAILVLFGLIVNTFPFQHLDSIRFYGVLQRTAICYLIVGTLCLLHSGWKDKAVIAIACLISYWFLMRYVPVPGCGIPTHEIPINDPNCNLTSYIDRAIFAPQHLYQRVRDPEGLLSTLPAISTALYGVLAGMWLRTRRSNACKAAGIAVAGIVLVSSGLLWSIVFPLNKKLWTSSFSLLAGGLSLLLLAASVYIIDAKRWGRSGLAANEAPAIYKPLMVFGTNSILAYMVSELLPPIFSQVKSADGNILRTLHYKLDWLIPGHGWPELCYGMIAVLVTWLIVLPFYRKRIFLRV; encoded by the coding sequence ATGCCCGTGAATGCCGCCACTGCTGATCCGGATTTTGCCCGGACGCCTGATTCCGATATTGTTCGCACCGCCACGGTAGAAGCACCGCGTACAGAGCGGTTATTAAGCGTCGATCTACTCCGTGGACTCACGATTGCGGTCATGATTCTGGTCAACAATCAGCCTGGAAACAAGGGCTTCTTCGAACTGCGTCATGCACAGTGGAACGGCTTCACCCTGACCGACCTTGTCTTCCCCACATTCCTGTTTCTTGTGGGACTGTCAGTCGTCTTATCCATGGCCGCGCGTCTCGCCAAGGGCGCCTCACGACGCACGTTGTTCCTGCACACGCTCCGTCGTTCCGCCATCCTGGTTTTATTCGGGCTCATCGTAAACACCTTTCCCTTCCAGCATCTGGACAGCATCCGTTTCTACGGCGTGCTGCAGCGCACAGCCATCTGCTACCTGATCGTTGGAACGCTCTGCCTCCTGCACTCCGGATGGAAAGACAAGGCTGTCATCGCCATCGCCTGCCTTATCAGCTACTGGTTCCTGATGCGTTACGTTCCGGTCCCCGGCTGCGGCATCCCAACGCACGAAATCCCCATCAACGATCCCAACTGCAACCTGACCTCGTACATTGACCGCGCCATCTTCGCGCCGCAGCATCTCTACCAGCGCGTCCGCGACCCCGAGGGCCTGCTCTCCACGCTCCCGGCCATCAGCACCGCCCTTTACGGCGTGCTGGCGGGCATGTGGCTCCGCACCAGGCGCTCCAACGCCTGCAAGGCCGCAGGAATCGCCGTCGCTGGCATCGTGCTGGTTTCCTCAGGCCTGCTGTGGAGCATCGTCTTCCCGTTGAACAAAAAGCTGTGGACCAGCTCGTTCTCGCTCCTCGCAGGCGGACTCAGCCTGCTCCTGCTGGCCGCCTCGGTCTACATCATCGATGCCAAGCGCTGGGGCCGCTCCGGCCTCGCCGCCAACGAAGCACCGGCTATCTATAAGCCGCTCATGGTCTTCGGCACGAACTCCATCCTGGCGTACATGGTGTCGGAACTGCTGCCGCCCATCTTTTCGCAGGTCAAAAGCGCAGACGGAAACATACTGCGCACCCTGCATTACAAGCTGGATTGGCTCATCCCGGGGCACGGCTGGCCGGAGCTTTGCTATGGCATGATCGCCGTCTTGGTCACATGGCTCATCGTGCTGCCGTTCTATCGCAAACGCATCTTCCTGCGGGTGTGA
- a CDS encoding DUF72 domain-containing protein encodes MALFAGTSGWAYATWKPGFYPDKLPQKRFLEHYATRLNSVEVNYTFRALPTETQLAGWMEAAGPDFRFSFKAPEVITHRKRLKECGDSVDRFVTALTPVRNAGRMGALLFQLPPNFKADVARLEDFLSLPQMAHAGRVCFEFRNVSWFDEATWSVLRRFNAAVCIAESEDLKTPEVQTATDFACYRLRMAGGYDDVILADQAAKFHALAADRDVFVYYKHEDDPAGPLAAEAMRLQAAEL; translated from the coding sequence ATGGCTCTCTTCGCAGGCACCTCTGGCTGGGCGTATGCAACGTGGAAACCGGGGTTCTACCCGGACAAGCTGCCGCAGAAACGGTTTCTGGAACATTACGCCACTCGGCTGAACTCCGTTGAGGTGAATTACACCTTTCGCGCGCTGCCCACGGAGACACAGCTTGCCGGATGGATGGAGGCTGCGGGGCCGGATTTTCGGTTCTCGTTCAAAGCGCCTGAGGTCATTACGCATCGCAAACGGTTGAAGGAGTGCGGCGACTCGGTTGACCGCTTTGTAACTGCGCTTACGCCGGTTCGGAACGCGGGCAGGATGGGTGCTTTGCTGTTTCAGTTGCCACCCAACTTCAAAGCAGACGTGGCCAGGCTGGAAGACTTCCTTTCCCTGCCCCAGATGGCGCATGCCGGTCGGGTGTGTTTCGAGTTCCGCAATGTTTCGTGGTTCGACGAGGCGACGTGGAGTGTGCTGCGTCGATTTAACGCTGCTGTGTGCATTGCGGAAAGTGAAGACCTGAAGACCCCTGAGGTTCAGACCGCCACGGACTTCGCCTGCTATCGACTGCGTATGGCAGGTGGCTATGACGATGTCATCCTCGCCGACCAGGCTGCGAAGTTTCACGCGCTGGCGGCGGATCGGGATGTGTTTGTGTATTACAAACACGAGGACGATCCAGCGGGACCGCTGGCAGCGGAAGCGATGCGCTTGCAGGCTGCCGAGCTCTAG